Genomic DNA from Hordeum vulgare subsp. vulgare chromosome 2H, MorexV3_pseudomolecules_assembly, whole genome shotgun sequence:
GATATATCCAAATCTTCGATTATTCCCAAATTGtaacaaatactccctccataaACTAATATCAGAGCATTTAAAACACTATTTTAGTAAAATAAACATCAGTTCACAGAGGAAGTATATTAGAAGCACAAACTAGAAAGTCACTAATTTTAACATTCAAATATGTAAAGTTTTAGGGTCAACAACCTGAGGAACTAAATCTATTTCCAAAAATATCAAGAAATAAGAATCCCCGAGCTTCTAAATACAAGATCTGCCATAATCATTTTGGCACACTCCTGATCATTTTGAGGGTGGAGAGCAATATACTGGGAGCATGATTGCCTTAAATCTCCATATGAGCAAATTTCGTTAAATTTACTTTTCCACAATATACTTTATACCCAAGGTGTTCACCTAACCAACCACAAAAAGAAACGAGATTTCAAGTGTGGATCTGACATATGAAGTACTCTACTTTGGTAGTATGCGTTGCCCGCGTAATCAGGAAAATTAACAAGCACACATAACTAATGCATGAACTGGTAAATCTCCTAACTGAAAAACTAGCCACAGTTCAAATATACCTGCAGTATAGTAGGGTGGTCAATAGTTATCTTGCTAAACAATATGACTAGAACAATCACCCACAAACTGAACATGCAGAAATTGCAATAAGGTAAAGCACTTCAAAGGCTAGCAAGAAATTGTATTATACCTCATCATcagcatcgtcatcatcgttgccATCCTCATAAACCCTACTATCCTCCAATctttcctcatcttcctctccaATCTCACCATTCTCATCCTCATCGTCACCTTCACCTTGTTCATGTCCATCAATCTCTTCTCCAACACCCCCCACCGCCACAGCAACCCTCCCACTACTCTCTGGCTCAGCCTCCTCACCATCATCCTcaacctcctcttcctcatcatcatcgtcctcaTCGATGCCATCCTCCTCATCATCACTACTGGGCACATCAAGTACCTCAACAACAGtgtcatcttcatcaacctccTCATCGATCTCCTCTCCCaaatcatcctcctcctcatacTCTTCCTctgcatcatcgtcgtcatcctccACGTCTTCATCATCCTCGTCAGGGGCTACCCCAACCGCTGCGACCCTGAACCCGTTGGCCCTGTGGTGGTGCTCGGCTTCCCCATTGGGCACGACCTCGTCGGCCTCGCTCTCGTCCTCATCCACATGGATCACCCCATTCACCTCCACCGGGCGCGGTGCCACGCTACCTCGCGAGTGGGTGACGCCCCCGTTTGCCACCTCGCCGCTTCCAggatcctcgtcatcgtcgtcctcatcatcatcttcctcctcggcatCGCCTTCGCCTTCGCCGTccgcatcgtcgtcgtcgtcgtccgacTCCGGGCGCTCGTTCTCGTCGGCGTCCATCTTGTCGAGGTACTTGAGAGTCCGGATCAACCCGAACACTCTGGATCTGTAGTCCTTGACCCGCGTGACGGGGCACTCGTAGAGGTCGAGCGAGACGAGGCGGAGGCGGGCGAGCGGCGCAAGGTCGTCCACATCTTGGATGCGATTGTTGCTGAGGTCGAGGTCGCGCAGCGAGGCGAGACCCGCCTCGACGAGGTGCTCGAGGCCGCCGGCGATGCGGTTGTCGGAGAGCGTCAGGCGCGTGAGGTTCCGCAGGCGGGGGAACCCCGCGAGCGACGCGACCCCGACGCCGGCGATCGAGAGGTGCTCCAGGCTCTGGTGGCGCTCCAGTATCTCCGCCGCCGGCAAGCGCCCGTGCATGCACTTGACGGCGCCGTCGAGGGTCAGgctcctcgccggcgacgagctcccctcGCCGGCGGTGTGCAGCGCCGCCTCCACCGCCCTCTCCCACGCCTCGTCCATCTCTCTATCTCTCCCCTCGCCTCCCCGaaatcaaataaataaaaaaatcggGGGCGTTTTGGTTGGGGAGGCTATTTGAAATACAGTGATTTATACGTGGGAGGGGTGTTTACCTCGCcattggaggaagaagggggcggctCACGCGTCGCGCTGTGGACTCGGCGTAGGGACGGCGGGTGCGGCTTATATGAGCGGCCAATGGGGGCGCTTGGATCGCGCGGCGCGGATCGCTGACGTGGCGTCATCCCAGGGGCGTGTGCTTCCTTTGAGAGGAGCGGGGGAGCGGAGAGGCGTGGTGGGCTTGGCTGATGCCGAGAGCATCTTTTTCTGGTTTTCCAAAATCGTTTTCTCTTAAGGGCGAGATATTACTGCTTAATTATGCACGCGGTGCCGTGTGGCTACGCTTGGTTGTATGTGGGTAGGTCGCTGACAGATTGGGAATAGGGATGTGGGTCCGGGTTTGAAGTCGATAGGTGTTATTGTGTTTTGCGTGAGCGGGTACGGGCCGTCTGATTGAGAGGTGGCGGATGCGGGCCGTCGGATCGGTGGGAGTTTTCGTGGTGCCTACCCTTCCCGATTGCAGAGGACAGTGCACGCTGGCATTGGGGTCGGAGGCGACTCGGGTTGGCACGCGTTTGATTTACACCAGGGTTTGGCTTATATTAAGACTTAATTAACACGTTTTAATTAAGGGGGCTGCTACGCATCCATCGATAGATATTTACTAAACATCCGTCACCTGGACAGCCGTTCGATCTCGCGCGTAATCTGTTCCTGGACTTAATTCCTGAAACGACGCTCCAGTTGCAGAAAAATCgttttattgcaaaaaataaactttggacacattaattcctgaaacaacggtcgagtttcagaaacaattgctTGTTTCAGGAAAAAAATCTTCGTCTTTCTGCAAACATAGGTATTGTTGCGGAAAAAAAaattgcaacaaaggtcatgtttcacaaaacttttgcagCAGGCTGGGATGCGGCGGCGCTACGGGCGGCGAGGCGGCCGCCCCTTGGTTGCGGGAGCTCGTCAGCGTGGCCGAGAGGGGCTGCGGCGGAGCCGCGAGCGGGCTGAGATGCGGCGGCGTGGGGCGACGGGcggctgccccctggccgcgtgaGGCGAGGCGGCTGCCCCCTGGTCGCGGGAGCTCGCCGACGGGTCGGGAGCAGGGCGGGGAAGGCCATGGCAACGGCGGCAGCTTCGGCGAGGCTGAGCGGCAACAGGTAGGCGGCGGGCGAAGTCGACAGGGCCAAGGCGGAGGCGCGGGGTGGAAATGTGAGGAGCTCAGCTTCATGACCGTTTCCTAAAACAACGATCCAGTTTcagaaaacggttcgagattagAGTGAGATCCAACGGGCAAGCGGACGGCGGATGGATCGCGGGGATCAGCCGGTGGAAGGTAATCTTTTCCCCTTAATTAAGGGTTAAATCTCCACTTACCAAAGCGTCATACAAAGAGATGCAACTCTTGTAACCGTCGTGTCCCTTCGGATGCGTCCCTTCGAAAACTATAAATATGTAATATTTCATCATTAATAGACAGATTTTTGATCTCAAATACGTTATCACCACGTAATCTCTACCGCGAGAGAGACACGAAAGGGCGAGACGGCGGTTCCTCACAGCGTCGGGAGAGAAGTTCTTCTGCACCGTGCTCGCGCCCGGCCGCCGCCCACGTCGCACACGTCCGCCAGGTTGTGGTTGCACCCGGCCGCGCTCACCCGCGCTAAGTAGTGGCCGACCGCGCCCGCCCACGCCCGCGCCAGACCGTGGCTGCGCTCGTCCTCGCTGTCGGCGTCGCGTCGTGGCCTCGCCGCTGACTCCCGCGCCTGGCCGGGCAGCGCCACACCTTGGTCACGCAGGATCGCGCCCGCGACCGCGGCCACCCGGCCTTCTCGGTGGTTCCTCCttagaggaagacgagggagcGCGTGGTCCCTCCCTTTGTAGCCGGTGAAGCACCTGCCTTAACGGGGGATCTGCTGAGCTAGGGTCGGGATGGAGCAGCGGCTCTTCGAGCACTAGTAGAAGCACAGGAAGGAAGAAGGCTTCCTCTCATCTCATGACTATGGCGGACACCGCTTGCATGCTCGTGAGAAGGGGATCGAGCCAGTGGGGAATTTTCTTCCTTGACTACTCTCCGACGTACACCTTATCCATCGGGTGGTTGGGCCACCAATGGACTGGCTAATTGCGGTATTTAAAGTTAATTATTGTATTCATGTTGAGTACTCTTTTGTATTCAAGAATAAACTATGGTTGTCGATGGCGTTGGATGCGGCCACCGCACTGCGCCCCACGCTTGTGGGGTCGGCCCCTCCCTGCATTGTGCCCTCCGCGCGACAGTTGCTCGCGCCACGCCCACATCTATGTGCCCAGACGCCTTCTTGTGTCGCGCCCCGCCAGTTCGTGTGTCGCGCCCCGCCAGTCCGTGTGTCGCGCCGCGCCCCGCGCTCGGAAGCCGCCCACACCGCATCCCGACCGTGTTTGTGGCAGCCTGGCCCTAGAGGCGGCTACTCCCTCTGGTGTggctctgtcgggaccccgatccgacgCCATACAATTCCaccttgtaacacatcatatcactttgtggcttcacgcacggtaatcaccacagctgccaccttaccttggccgggaccgtttgcgtcttttggctcacgtatatgactatttcgccagcaatcatatgccagagtacccgggtcgacatggctagttataaaaccaaatggcacatccgtacagggacaggcatacataacgcagcaaagcaggtgtcggtcaacagcgtgtgtagacgagtcgtagcaagctacatggactccattacaccgcgtgacatttccccgaggggacagacacatcaacaaagaaggatacatgtcggtcaataaatgtgtccggagcagtagcaagctaccaaggctcggtggaagcacagagaggcatttccccataaataatactactaaaggcacacaactaggtgtcaaatcccacacatatcaatgcatttcaaacatacacacaatatgcacgatatgtgtagatacaacatggcatcacaacataactctacagcatgtcatttatttaatagactccaaagagccaacatagtataatgttacaaacagaagggatcacatgacccaacattcagagcatacaaaacatcaagcggaagttacatgtctgggtacagacatctattaaaagcggttggaagagcctgaaaagctacaacgaccctaccataggagccatatCACTATCCGGGTTCCCAAACTATTCCATCGATGTTAACATCAACAGGAAAACGTAGAGAGAACAACATATATCTCTACAAAAATTTAAATAAGCAttagtgagtacgaaggtactcagcaagacttacatcacaactaactacatatgcatcacgtATCAAAGAACAGGATTGTCGGGTTTACTGCAGAaatgccagctttgacctttggctaacctaaccTACAACAATGTTTcatacctctctcgtctccctacgagagagcgcacacaagtccacatatccaccacatcaatacaccatcatggatcctctctcgtcatcctacgagaaggccatccatagcactcacacttatcaggaccattttagagtatccGTTAAAATTGTCTATGAGCCATGCAAGTATccatgtagtccatatccgaggacgcggctattcgaatagataattaccctggagaggtgtacttcttcacacatgcttctgccacttatcgccatgtgcacataaaacaagcacctcggcaacgttcaagcggaagcccagcgagggagtcggtcacagacgttaacctacaatgactcacgtccaaggcagtcgcctatatgagttggaacccataatggaagttcggtcgaggtttccaacatggcctcaaacgatgtgagcagggccccaagccggtcccgattgGCCTGTCCATCCACTTAGCAGggcgtgccacaacctatgaacgtttcgaactactgcaactcctggactgagaacagagtagttaataggccgaacGGGTCGAGTTACCAAAACCCAATGTACGGTAGTAgttagtcttggaacaccaacacgagATCTCAGATCCTAAGTGTGgcatcaatgagacaacccaccatgtactcctacatggactctcatcgctacctttacccaaAACAGGTTCACATACTTAACTCCCATtagtaggacatgatcattccaattcatcacccagatgatcaGACCacctcaactctaagcatagcaagcataacagggtaatggcacaacatggctcaagcatctaccacatATGCTAGGTTGCTTAATTTAGCTATTTACTCTAACAATGAtagatcatgcaaaggaatgggttcatctaccgtaACACAAGTAACACTTGAATTGTCTTGGTCTAATGaattgaaatgagagcaagagcaagagagtgggattgtatcggaatgctcaagggggtttgcttgcatgttgatcagaagaactcagttgttcttcgatgtcggtgataactacatctcgcaagtctatcaacaagatcaaacaaagaacaaATTAAGCACGACAAATGatgcacaatgatgcatgagtatggcatgttaacatgatgTTGGTTTTATCTAATACAAGTGATCACAGATTAAATGGAAGTTATTTGATCCATATAGATCAATTCTAAACTCCATATATAGCATTTAAATGCATTTAATGAAATTGTCCTATTCACCAAATTTaagttgttcaaacatgcatgaaagttccaccatcatattccttgcatttttctgataatttttcatacattatttatttcatttggagttatagattaatttctatgatttttaaaagTTTTAGGTATATTCTCGAATTTCCTGAAATatttttattccagaaaaccaaATATTGCGACATGCTGATGTCATACCTGCATGAGCAGGTCAACGAGccaggccaggtcaaacctgaccagtggggaccATTGGTCAGTGACCCGCTCTAACAGGGATTTGACCCACGTTTGGGCCCTTTGTGAGTGGCTAATTGCGGGGTTAATTAGTGCTAACGGCCACGCCATGTCAGCACCCACCAGAGTATGGCCGGCGGCAACCAAATGCGCGGCGGAGCTCGCTGGACTTGCTCGATTTGGCACTACCGAGCACAGATCAAAGTGCCAGAGCACCAAGGCGAAGCCCAGCCCCGACCTCATCCACAGGAGGCGGCGGCTAGTCGCAGGGGTGCCAGagaaggcgccggcgacgagctaggTCGTGACAGtggtgaaaggatcaatatggttgactagagaggggttaataggcaactaccaatttttagttcTTCTTACCAAGTTAGTgaaagcaacataaaggttctctaaattaGCTACTagatgagcaacctatatgatgctaactaccatgacaactagtgcaagcaagaAATACGTAGCAACAAtaatatacacaaagtaaaggtaagagataacaggaagtggaaccgatgaagacgaggatgtgttaccgaagttccttccctttgacaggaagtacgtctccattggagcggtgtggaggcacaatgctccccaataagccattaggaccaccgtattctcctcacgccctcacgcgATGCGaggtgtcatgattccactattggtgcccttgaaggcggcgaccggacctttacaaacaaggttggggatatatccacacaatgctcggaggctcccaacaagaccacggagcttcaccacaatggatatggctccgaggtgacctcaaccgtctagggtgctcaaacaccctaaagtaacaagatccgcaagggattagtggggggaatcaaatatcgcgtggtggaagtgtagatttgGGCCTTCTCAacgaatccctaggaaatcaacaagtttgattggccagggagagagatcgggccaaaatgagcttaggagcaacaatggagtcttagagggtcaaaaggta
This window encodes:
- the LOC123425364 gene encoding acidic leucine-rich nuclear phosphoprotein 32-related protein 1, with protein sequence MDEAWERAVEAALHTAGEGSSSPARSLTLDGAVKCMHGRLPAAEILERHQSLEHLSIAGVGVASLAGFPRLRNLTRLTLSDNRIAGGLEHLVEAGLASLRDLDLSNNRIQDVDDLAPLARLRLVSLDLYECPVTRVKDYRSRVFGLIRTLKYLDKMDADENERPESDDDDDDADGEGEGDAEEEDDDEDDDDEDPGSGEVANGGVTHSRGSVAPRPVEVNGVIHVDEDESEADEVVPNGEAEHHHRANGFRVAAVGVAPDEDDEDVEDDDDDAEEEYEEEDDLGEEIDEEVDEDDTVVEVLDVPSSDDEEDGIDEDDDDEEEEVEDDGEEAEPESSGRVAVAVGGVGEEIDGHEQGEGDDEDENGEIGEEDEERLEDSRVYEDGNDDDDADDEDEDTEYLVQPIVTPQPMAVVSPGDFDIADPDDVDEDRDEVDDDDDDEGGTDQPSSSQGTKRKRDDDPSGSGSDDEDDDTEDPRPSKRQ